The Amycolatopsis coloradensis sequence TCGGCGCGATCAGTACGCCGAGCGACGGGTCGGCCGCGAGCCACGAGCGCAGCTTCTCCAGCCGCTCCTCGCTGAACCCGGTGGTGCCGACCACAGCATGGATCCCGTTACCGGTCAGGAACTCCAGGTTGTCCATCACCGCGTCGGGATGGGTGAAGTCGACGACGACCTGAGCCTGCTTGAGCGCCGCGAGGTCGTCACCGGCGTCGAGCGCGGCGGCGAGTTCCATGTCGTCGGCGCCGTTGACGGCGTTCACCACTTCCTGGCCCATCCGGCCGCGTGCGCCCAGCACACCGACGCGAATTCCAGCGGTCATGATGCGATCACCTCGTGCAGGTCGTCCGGAAGGTCGTCGGCGTGAGCGTACGGCCCGACCACCGCCGCCGCCGACACGCCACCAGGGCGGTGCAGCAGAGTGCGAGCGAGCGCACAGACCTCTTCGGTGGTGACGGCGTCGATCCGCGCCACCGTGTCGTCGACGCCGAGATAGCGGCCGTAGTTCAGTTCGTTCTTGCCGATCCGCGACATCCGCGACGAGGTGTCCTCGAGACCGAGCACGAGCCCGCCCCGCAGCTGCCCCTTCGCGCGCGCGACCTCGGCTTCACTCAGCCCGTCCTTGCCGACGAGTTCGAGCACCTCGCGGATCACCCCAGCGACCTCGCCGAGCTTCTCGGGCTGGCAGCCCGCGTAGACGGCCATGTGCCCTGTGTCTGCGTAGCTCGCGACAGACGAGTACACCTGGTACGCCAGCCCCCGCTTCTCCCGGACCTCCTGGAACAGGCGCGAGCTCATCCCGCCGCCGAGCGCGGCGTTGAGCACCGACTGCGCGAACCGGCGGTCGTCGTGCCGCGACAGCGAACGCAGGCCGAGCATCACATGCGCCTGCTCGGTGTCGTCGGTGTGCAGCGCGAGTTTCGGCGCCATCGCGATCCGTGCCCGCCCGCCGCGCGGCGGCACGGGCGTCGCCGTCCCGGTCAGCCTGGTCCGCAAAGCCTTGCGCACCAAGCGAAGCACCTGGGTGTGCTCGATGTTCCCGGCGACCGCGAGCACCATCCGCGGCAGGGTGTAGCGACGCCGGTAGAACCCGCGCAACGCCGAAGCGGACATCTCGACGATGGATTTCTCGCTGCCGAGCACGGGGCGGCCCAGCGCGTGGTTGCCCAGGATCGCGCCGACGAACGTCTCGTGCAGCAGGTCTTCGGGGTCGTCGTCACGCATCGAGATCTCTTCGAGCACGACACTGCGCTCGGTCTCGACGTCCTTGTCCGTGCACAGCGCCTCGAACACGACGTCGGTGACTAGGTCCATCGCGAGCGGCAGATCCTCGTCGAGCACCTGCGCGTAGTAGCAGGTGTGCTCCTTCGCGGTGAACGCGTTGAACTCCCCGCCGACCGCGTCGATCTCCTCGGCGATCTGGGTGGCGTCCCGGTTCGTGGTGCCCTTGAACAGCAGGTGTTCGAGGTAGTGCGCCGCCCCCTCGACCGACGACGGCTCGTCACGCGATCCGACCCCGACCCACAGCCCGACCGTCGCCGAACGGGAGGCGGGGACGTGCTCGGTGATGACCCGGAGGCCACCGGCCAGCACACTGCGTTTGACCACCGCACCGTCCGAAGTGGACTCCAGCGTGCGGGTGCTGCCGACGGGCTGTTCGTGCCCGGGAACCTGACGAGCCAACGGATTCCTTACTCACATGTCAGGAAAGGGTCGTTCAGGACGAAAACTTGTCCTGNNNNNNNNNNAGGACGAAAACTTGTCCTGAACGACCCTTTCCCGACGTTTCACATCGGTCTAGCCAGGATTACTGGGCGTCGGCCTTCGGAGCCTCGGCCTTGTCGCCTTCGGCGGCCTTGGCGTCCGCCGAGTCTTCTTCCTGGACCACGATCAGGCTGATCTTGCCGCGATTGTCGATGTCGGCGATCTCGACGCGGAGCTTGTCGCCCACGTTGACCACGTCCTCGACCTTGGCGATCCGCTTGCCGTTGCCCAGCTTCGAGATGTGCACCAGGCCGTCCTTGCCCGGCAGCAGCGAGACGAACGCGCCGAACGCGGCCGTCTTCACCACGGTGCCGAGGAAGCGCTCGCCGACCTTGGGCAGCTGCGGGTTGGCGATGGCGTTGATCTTGTCGATCGCCGCCTCCGCCGACGGGCCGTCGGCCGCGCCCACGTAGATCGTGCCGTCGTCCTCGATGGAGATGTCGGCGCCGGTCTCCTCGGTGATCGAGTTGATCATCTTGCCCTTCGGGCCGATGACCTCGCCGATCTTGTCCACCGGGATCTTCACGCTGGTGACGCGCGGGGCGAACGGGCTCATCTCGTCCGGGCCGTCGATCGCCTCGGCGATGACCTCCAGGATGGTGAGGCGGGCGTCCTTCGCCTGCTTCAGCGCGGCCGCGAGGACCTCCGACGGGATGCCGTCGAGCTTCGTGTCCAGCTGCAGCGCGGTGATGATGTCCTTGGTGCCGGCGACCTTGAAGTCCATGTCGCCCATGGCGTCCTCGGCACCGAGGATGTCGGTCAGCGCGACGTAGCGGGTCTCGCCGTCGACCTCGTCGGAGATGAGGCCCATGGCGATGCCGGCGACCGGCGCCTTCAGCGGGACACCCGCGTTCAGCAGACCCATGGTCGAGGCGCAGACCGAGCCCATCGAGGTGGAGCCGTTGGAGCCCAGCGCCTCGGAGACCTGGCGGATCGCGTACGGGAACTCGTCCCGCTTCGGCAGGACCGGCACGAGGGCGCGCTCGGCGAGCATGCCGTGGCCGATCTCGCGC is a genomic window containing:
- a CDS encoding pitrilysin family protein, whose product is MARQVPGHEQPVGSTRTLESTSDGAVVKRSVLAGGLRVITEHVPASRSATVGLWVGVGSRDEPSSVEGAAHYLEHLLFKGTTNRDATQIAEEIDAVGGEFNAFTAKEHTCYYAQVLDEDLPLAMDLVTDVVFEALCTDKDVETERSVVLEEISMRDDDPEDLLHETFVGAILGNHALGRPVLGSEKSIVEMSASALRGFYRRRYTLPRMVLAVAGNIEHTQVLRLVRKALRTRLTGTATPVPPRGGRARIAMAPKLALHTDDTEQAHVMLGLRSLSRHDDRRFAQSVLNAALGGGMSSRLFQEVREKRGLAYQVYSSVASYADTGHMAVYAGCQPEKLGEVAGVIREVLELVGKDGLSEAEVARAKGQLRGGLVLGLEDTSSRMSRIGKNELNYGRYLGVDDTVARIDAVTTEEVCALARTLLHRPGGVSAAAVVGPYAHADDLPDDLHEVIAS